A single Anopheles arabiensis isolate DONGOLA chromosome 2, AaraD3, whole genome shotgun sequence DNA region contains:
- the LOC120893988 gene encoding transmembrane 7 superfamily member 3-like, with amino-acid sequence MYRSGNVRLANTIFKCFYTYLMFYVTISASQNVTSDASASVEPQQPSLASVREVVELTVPVALRPNDINDYREIVLQPYSNTRIHLSNYSKNAGDQVGYALVQLHAFEYNVTLSYNSSIVDGGHLSGQNVGLLMYGDGDLYAFNLNTHQPVWVSLVLMLYNRSAPVPGGCNLEFPVEISPVLNLTLTPEIIIVDTPAAAVAKPFQGTPNACGKARLEYESYYYIMPTHDFSQRAYFAAINKLISYANAKVQGRQNALHAPLLLNRHTYGRLTGRGMVFVTAVIDPVHRGFALYVPTHTYSCKPFIEPAGCYGLNIPYRVLAIILTIIAVLEVIMGYLPLVVKCSASLGFLAVVGTVEALNTLDKPLAHEWLITCLVGGAIVGAVVGLLLGLYAPVAGKIFCSMLTGYMICLTLFGMINGNFYTLRNVSWYIALGGVLIGAVLNITLPIILITRSVIFGTVFIFYGVNTIVGARLDYPLRHFVRRLYVENYERVHSDPALDENDFVALAAFAIIMLVALFLRSRYQSDEVQGDYSRFDIPCQRGPANGDDEDRIERSTVIAADDTAAYQRFVNEQPIITRWTNGDDDVFESPESNSRFYRLLKRNARR; translated from the exons ATGTACCGTTCAGGCAATGTTCGCCTTGCCAATacaatatttaaatgtttttatacgtatttgatgttttacgtAACTATTTCTGCTTCCCAAAATGTGACCAGTGATGCCTCCGCTTCTGTCGAACCACAGCAGCCAAGCCTGGCGTCTG TGCGAGAGGTCGTCGAGTTGACCGTCCCGGTCGCCTTGAGACCGAACGATATCAACGATTATCGCGAGATCGTCCTGCAGCCGTACTCGAATACGCGCATCCACCTGAGCAACTATTCAAAAAATGCTGGCGATCAGGTTGGCTACGCGCTGGTGCAGCTGCACGCCTTCGAGTACAATGTTACGCTCAGCTACAACAGCTCCATCGTGGACGGGGGTCATCTTTCGGGCCAGAATGTTGGCTTGCTGATGTACGGGGATGGTGATCTGTACGCGTTCAATTTGAATACTCATCAACCAGTGTGGGTTTCGTTGGTGCTCATGCTGTACAACAGATCGGCCCCGGTCCCGGGTGGATGCAATCTCGAATTTCCGGTCGAAATCTCACCCGTCCTCAATCTAACCCTCACGCCGGAAATCATCATTGTCGACACGCCGGCTGCGGCAGTCGCCAAACCGTTCCAGGGCACTCCGAACGCGTGCGGGAAGGCACGGTTGGAATATGAGTCCTACTACTACATCATGCCTACGCACGATTTCTCCCAACGGGCCTATTTCGCTGCAATTAATAAGCTGATTAGCTATGCCAACGCCAAAGTGCAGGGACGACAGAATGCCTTGCACGCACCGCTGTTGCTGAATCGACACACCTACGGTAGATTGACTGGTCGCGGGATGGTGTTCGTAACCGCTGTGATCGATCCCGTGCACCGAGGATTTGCTCTTTACGTTCCAACCCACACGTACTCGTGTAAGCCATTCATAGAACCGGCGGGATGCTACGGTTTGAACATTCCCTATCGTGTACTCGCCATCATACTGACGATTATTGCCGTACTAGAAGTTATCATGGGATATTTACCGCTCGTGGTCAAATGTTCTGCCTCGCTAGGTTTCCTGGCTGTTGTGGGTACGGTGGAGGCGTTGAATACGCTTGATAAACCGCTGGCACACGAATGGCTTATAACATGTTTGGTCGGCGGGGCAATTGTAGGAGCCGTGGTTGGGTTGCTTCTTGGACTGTACGCTCCCGTGGCCGGCAAAATATTCTGCTCAATGCTAACTGGCTACATGATCTGCTTAACCCTGTTCGGTATGATAA ATGGAAATTTCTACACATTGCGTAATGTTTCGTGGTACATCGCATTGGGAGGTGTATTAATCGGTGCCGTACTTAACATTACCTTGCCGATCATACTGATCACCCGCTCGGTCATCTTTGGTACTGTCTTTATTTTCTATGGCGTTAATACAATCGTTGGTGCCCGGTTGGACTACCCGCTGCGGCACTTTGTCCGCCGACTGTACGTGGAAAACTATGAACGTGTCCATTCTGATCCGGCACTGGATGAGAACGACTTTGTTGCACTGGCGGCCTTCGCGATCATCATGCTGGTGGCACTGTTTCTACGCTCCCGTTATCAATCGGACGAGGTGCAGGGTGATTATTCGCGCTTTGATATCCCCTGCCAGCGGGGCCCAGCGAACGGCGACGACGAGGATCGCATAGAAAGGAGTACGGTAATAGCGGCAGACGATACGGCAGCATATCAGCGTTTCGTAAACGAACAGCCCATCATCACACGGTGGACCAATGGGGACGATGATGTGTTTGAATCTCCCGAAAGTAATTCACGATTTTACCGGCTGCTTAAACGGAACGCTAGAAGATAG
- the LOC120893989 gene encoding 40S ribosomal protein S9 isoform X1 → MVNHRIPSVFSKTYVTPRRPFEKPRLDAELKIIGQYGLRNKREVWRVKYTLAKIRKAARELLTLEEKDEKRLFQGNALLRRLVRIGVLDESRMKLDYVLGLRIEDFLERRLQTQVFKLGLAKSYHHARVLIRQRHIRVRKQVVNVPSFIVRLDSQKHIDFSLKSPFGGGRPGRVKRKNLKKGQGGGGAAEEEEED, encoded by the exons ATGGTGAACCACCGTATTCCTTCGGTCTTCTCCAAGACCTACGTTACTCCACGTCGTCCGTTCGAAAAGCCGCGTCTCGATGCGGAATTGAAGATTATTGGCCAGTACGGCCTGCGTAACAAGCGTGAGGTATGGCGTGTGAAGTACACGCTTGCCAAGATCCGCAAGGCTGCTCGTGAGTTGCTCACGCTGGAAGAGAAGGATGAGAAGCGCCTGTTCCAAG GTAACGCCCTCCTGCGTCGTCTGGTTCGCATCGGTGTGCTGGATGAGTCCCGCATGAAGCTTGATTACGTGCTCGGCTTGAGAATTGAGGATTTCCTTGAGCGCCGTCTGCAGACCCAGGTGTTCAAGCTGGGATTGGCCAAGTCGTACCATCACGCTCGCGTTCTGATCCGCCAGCGTCACATTCG TGTCCGCAAGCAGGTCGTGAACGTTCCTTCGTTCATCGTCCGTCTGGATTCGCAGAAGCACATCGACTTCTCGCTGAAGTCGCCCTTCGGTGGTGGCCGTCCAGGTCGCGTCAAGAGGAAGAACCTGAAGAAGGGCCAGGGTGGCGGCGGTGCTgccgaagaggaggaagaggattAA
- the LOC120893989 gene encoding 40S ribosomal protein S9 isoform X2 yields the protein MVNHRIPSVFSKTYVTPRRPFEKPRLDAELKIIGQYGLRNKREVWRVKYTLAKIRKAARELLTLEEKDEKRLFQGNALLRRLVRIGVLDESRMKLDYVLGLRIEDFLERRLQTQVFKLGLAKSYHHARVLIRQRHIRSLERFCAGPVPPQMIVSAT from the exons ATGGTGAACCACCGTATTCCTTCGGTCTTCTCCAAGACCTACGTTACTCCACGTCGTCCGTTCGAAAAGCCGCGTCTCGATGCGGAATTGAAGATTATTGGCCAGTACGGCCTGCGTAACAAGCGTGAGGTATGGCGTGTGAAGTACACGCTTGCCAAGATCCGCAAGGCTGCTCGTGAGTTGCTCACGCTGGAAGAGAAGGATGAGAAGCGCCTGTTCCAAG GTAACGCCCTCCTGCGTCGTCTGGTTCGCATCGGTGTGCTGGATGAGTCCCGCATGAAGCTTGATTACGTGCTCGGCTTGAGAATTGAGGATTTCCTTGAGCGCCGTCTGCAGACCCAGGTGTTCAAGCTGGGATTGGCCAAGTCGTACCATCACGCTCGCGTTCTGATCCGCCAGCGTCACATTCG TTCTCTAGAGAGATTTTGCGCTGGCCCCGTGCCGCCGCAAATGATCGTGAGTGCCACTTAG
- the LOC120908481 gene encoding cleavage and polyadenylation specificity factor subunit 6 isoform X2: MADGVEIDLYADDLDQDYAQNNDDFGGDSGDLYDDVIVPSGDRNNAGRGPSMDRGDGVDTNGSYHHHPGAWSLSHIPRRHQLYVGNLPWWTTDQDITDSVADVGVNDFQEVKFFENRANGQSKGFCVISLGSENSMRLVMERLPKKELHGQNPVVTLPTKQALNQFESQQKTRPTPPAPGQSNGPRPPVPGMPMGGPGGPGGGHGGPGMGGPGGPPGGGPGGPGGPGGMGGPGGPQPRMMNPNMPPGMRPPHPHMSGPMHMQGPHGGPGGPPRPQFQGPPNGMPRGPRPEWNRPPMHGGYPPGHPGGPGQGPPHMQGGPHGPRAPHHGSMGGPPGPQGPAPHVNPAFFNQGGGPPNHPNGGGPVGPPHGPQGQGGGPPQHFNPQGGGAPRGGPWPVQGGKPPGAPGGFPEHPVITPQLSEAEFEEIMTRNRTVSSSAIARAVSDAAAGEYSSATETLETAISLIKQSKVAQDERCKILIVSLQDTLHGIEAKSYTRRERSRSRERSHRRQRRERSTSRYRERSRDRERERERDRDRDRERDGSRRSRPRKSPEPATDNATDSSSKRYYNDDRYRSSDRERERDRDRERREDHRSRH, encoded by the exons ATGGCCGATGGCGTTGAAATCGATCTGTACGCCGACGATTTGGACCAGGATTACGCGCAAAACAAT GACGATTTCGGTGGCGATAGTGGCGACCTGTACGACGATGTAATCGTACCATCCGGGGACCGTAACAATGCGGGCAGAGGCCCGTCGATGGACCGGGGCGACGGTGTCGATACGAATGGTTCGTACCACCATCATCCCGGGGCTTGGTCGCTCAGCCACATTCCACGCCGTCATCAGCTGTACGTGGGCAATCTGCCCTGGTGGACGACGGACCAGGACATCACCGACTCGGTCGCGGACGTTGGCGTGAACGATTTCCAGGAGGTGAAGTTCTTCGAGAATCGTGCCAATGGACAATCGAAGGGTTTCTGCGTGATTTCGCTCGGTTCGGAAAACAGCATGCGGCTCGTAATGGAACGGCTACCGAAGAAGGAACTGCACGGTCAGAATCCGGTCGTGACACTGCCAACGAAGCAGGCGCTGAATCAGTTCGAAAGCCAGCAAAAAACCCGACCCACGCCACCGGCACCAGGGCAAAGCAATGGCCCGCGACCGCCTGTACCCGGCATGCCGATGGGTGGCCCGGGCGGACCAGGTGGCGGCCACGGAGGACCGGGCATGGGAGGTCCGGGAGGGCCACCGGGTGGCGGTCCTGGTGGACCGGGAGGACCAGGTGGTATGGGCGGTCCCGGTGGACCGCAGCCACGGATGATGAACCCCAATATGCCGCCGGGCATGCGTCCACCGCACCCGCACATGTCCGGACCGATGCACATGCAGGGACCGCACGGCGGACCGGGCGGACCACCGCGACCACAG TTCCAAGGACCGCCGAACGGTATGCCACGTGGACCACGCCCGGAATGGAACCGACCGCCGATGCACGGTGGTTACCCGCCGGGTCATCCTGGAGGCCCCGGACAGGGACCACCGCACATGCAGGGAGGGCCACACGGACCGCGCGCTCCCCATCACGGATCGATGGGTGGGCCGCCGGGACCGCAGGGTCCTGCCCCGCACGTGAATCCGGCGTTCTTTAATCAGGGTGGTGGCCCACCAAATCATCCCAATGGAGGTGGCCCCGTCGGACCGCCGCACGGTCCACAGGGACAGGGTGGGGGACCGCCGCAACACTTCAACCCACAGGGTGGTGGAGCTCCACGGGGCGGTCCATGGCCGGTACAGGGTGGCAAGCCGCCGGGTGCGCCGGGCGGATTCCCCGAACATCCGGTCATTACCCCGCAGCTGAGCGAAGCCGAATTCGAGGAGATTATGACCAGAAACCGTACCGTCAGTAGTTCCGCCATCGCGAG AGCCGTATCGGATGCCGCTGCTGGCGAATACTCAAGCGCAACCGAAACACTGGAAACGGCGATCTCGCTTATCAAGCAGTCCAAGGTGGCTCAAGACGAACGGTGTAAGATTTTGATTGTATCGCTGCAAGACACGCTGCACGGCATCGAGGCGAAGAGCTACACCCGGCGAGAGCGTTCCCGGTCGCGCGAACGCTCGCACAGACGCCAGCGCCGGGAGCGGTCAACGTCACGCTACCGGGAACGTTCGCGCGATCGCGAGCGGGAGCGTGAGCGTGATCGCGATCGCGACCGTGAACGTGATGG CTCTCGCCGATCTCGCCCAAGGAAATCTCCGGAACCGGCCACTGATAATGCAACGGATAGCTCGTCGAAACGGTACTACAACGACGATCGCTACCGTTCGTCGGATCGTGAGCGGGAGCGCGATCGCGACCGCGAGCGCCGTGAAGATCATCGATCACGGCATTAA
- the LOC120908481 gene encoding cleavage and polyadenylation specificity factor subunit 6 isoform X1, giving the protein MADGVEIDLYADDLDQDYAQNNDDFGGDSGDLYDDVIVPSGDRNNAGRGPSMDRGDGVDTNGSYHHHPGAWSLSHIPRRHQLYVGNLPWWTTDQDITDSVADVGVNDFQEVKFFENRANGQSKGFCVISLGSENSMRLVMERLPKKELHGQNPVVTLPTKQALNQFESQQKTRPTPPAPGQSNGPRPPVPGMPMGGPGGPGGGHGGPGMGGPGGPPGGGPGGPGGPGGMGGPGGPQPRMMNPNMPPGMRPPHPHMSGPMHMQGPHGGPGGPPRPQGPPMHQGNGPPQQPPRFQNQNQWNGPPRMNGPRPGGPGGPGPMQHRPQMFQGPPNGMPRGPRPEWNRPPMHGGYPPGHPGGPGQGPPHMQGGPHGPRAPHHGSMGGPPGPQGPAPHVNPAFFNQGGGPPNHPNGGGPVGPPHGPQGQGGGPPQHFNPQGGGAPRGGPWPVQGGKPPGAPGGFPEHPVITPQLSEAEFEEIMTRNRTVSSSAIARAVSDAAAGEYSSATETLETAISLIKQSKVAQDERCKILIVSLQDTLHGIEAKSYTRRERSRSRERSHRRQRRERSTSRYRERSRDRERERERDRDRDRERDGSRRSRPRKSPEPATDNATDSSSKRYYNDDRYRSSDRERERDRDRERREDHRSRH; this is encoded by the exons ATGGCCGATGGCGTTGAAATCGATCTGTACGCCGACGATTTGGACCAGGATTACGCGCAAAACAAT GACGATTTCGGTGGCGATAGTGGCGACCTGTACGACGATGTAATCGTACCATCCGGGGACCGTAACAATGCGGGCAGAGGCCCGTCGATGGACCGGGGCGACGGTGTCGATACGAATGGTTCGTACCACCATCATCCCGGGGCTTGGTCGCTCAGCCACATTCCACGCCGTCATCAGCTGTACGTGGGCAATCTGCCCTGGTGGACGACGGACCAGGACATCACCGACTCGGTCGCGGACGTTGGCGTGAACGATTTCCAGGAGGTGAAGTTCTTCGAGAATCGTGCCAATGGACAATCGAAGGGTTTCTGCGTGATTTCGCTCGGTTCGGAAAACAGCATGCGGCTCGTAATGGAACGGCTACCGAAGAAGGAACTGCACGGTCAGAATCCGGTCGTGACACTGCCAACGAAGCAGGCGCTGAATCAGTTCGAAAGCCAGCAAAAAACCCGACCCACGCCACCGGCACCAGGGCAAAGCAATGGCCCGCGACCGCCTGTACCCGGCATGCCGATGGGTGGCCCGGGCGGACCAGGTGGCGGCCACGGAGGACCGGGCATGGGAGGTCCGGGAGGGCCACCGGGTGGCGGTCCTGGTGGACCGGGAGGACCAGGTGGTATGGGCGGTCCCGGTGGACCGCAGCCACGGATGATGAACCCCAATATGCCGCCGGGCATGCGTCCACCGCACCCGCACATGTCCGGACCGATGCACATGCAGGGACCGCACGGCGGACCGGGCGGACCACCGCGACCACAG GGACCGCCAATGCATCAAGGGAATGGACCACCGCAGCAACCGCCTCGATTCCAGAATCAAAACCAATGGAATGGTCCGCCACGAATGAACGGTCCGCGACCAGGCGGCCCGGGGGGTCCAGGCCCAATGCAGCACAGGCCGCAAATG TTCCAAGGACCGCCGAACGGTATGCCACGTGGACCACGCCCGGAATGGAACCGACCGCCGATGCACGGTGGTTACCCGCCGGGTCATCCTGGAGGCCCCGGACAGGGACCACCGCACATGCAGGGAGGGCCACACGGACCGCGCGCTCCCCATCACGGATCGATGGGTGGGCCGCCGGGACCGCAGGGTCCTGCCCCGCACGTGAATCCGGCGTTCTTTAATCAGGGTGGTGGCCCACCAAATCATCCCAATGGAGGTGGCCCCGTCGGACCGCCGCACGGTCCACAGGGACAGGGTGGGGGACCGCCGCAACACTTCAACCCACAGGGTGGTGGAGCTCCACGGGGCGGTCCATGGCCGGTACAGGGTGGCAAGCCGCCGGGTGCGCCGGGCGGATTCCCCGAACATCCGGTCATTACCCCGCAGCTGAGCGAAGCCGAATTCGAGGAGATTATGACCAGAAACCGTACCGTCAGTAGTTCCGCCATCGCGAG AGCCGTATCGGATGCCGCTGCTGGCGAATACTCAAGCGCAACCGAAACACTGGAAACGGCGATCTCGCTTATCAAGCAGTCCAAGGTGGCTCAAGACGAACGGTGTAAGATTTTGATTGTATCGCTGCAAGACACGCTGCACGGCATCGAGGCGAAGAGCTACACCCGGCGAGAGCGTTCCCGGTCGCGCGAACGCTCGCACAGACGCCAGCGCCGGGAGCGGTCAACGTCACGCTACCGGGAACGTTCGCGCGATCGCGAGCGGGAGCGTGAGCGTGATCGCGATCGCGACCGTGAACGTGATGG CTCTCGCCGATCTCGCCCAAGGAAATCTCCGGAACCGGCCACTGATAATGCAACGGATAGCTCGTCGAAACGGTACTACAACGACGATCGCTACCGTTCGTCGGATCGTGAGCGGGAGCGCGATCGCGACCGCGAGCGCCGTGAAGATCATCGATCACGGCATTAA